The Spartinivicinus poritis genome has a window encoding:
- a CDS encoding VOC family protein: MPKIFIFIPVDDAEIAKVFFVETLGFKQERDFFVPKCVESDEIGIRLQMDREIREKNRSQKRIALFTYFLEKNFLSYCKKIRDQGVKFTLMCSHPGGYAACILDPFGNEIQIESESFDDEDLSIDPNDWPIYKRY, encoded by the coding sequence ATGCCAAAGATATTTATATTTATTCCTGTGGATGATGCCGAAATTGCGAAAGTTTTTTTTGTTGAAACTTTGGGTTTTAAGCAAGAAAGAGACTTTTTTGTACCTAAATGTGTAGAAAGTGATGAGATTGGGATACGTCTACAAATGGATAGAGAAATAAGGGAAAAGAATAGAAGTCAAAAACGAATTGCCTTATTTACATACTTTTTAGAAAAAAATTTTTTGTCATATTGTAAAAAAATAAGAGACCAGGGAGTAAAGTTTACATTAATGTGCTCTCATCCAGGTGGATATGCTGCCTGTATTCTTGATCCTTTCGGAAATGAAATACAGATAGAATCTGAAAGCTTTGATGATGAAGATCTAAGTATAGATCCAAATGATTGGCCTATATACAAGAGATATTAG
- a CDS encoding prolyl hydroxylase family protein, translated as MFIEHINKGIWTIDHFISCDQCVQLIEQAENIGFDEATVRTHNGYKSMPFVRNNERVFLNDPELAQQFWQKLEQVEFPILDGCTAQCLSRQFRFYKYTPGQRFKMHKDGRLKEDGLESRLSFLIYLNDGYQGGDTLFRGFSVKPETGKVLMFIHETWHEGEKLTEGTKYVLRTDVMYNI; from the coding sequence ATGTTTATTGAGCATATCAATAAAGGAATCTGGACAATCGATCATTTTATATCATGTGATCAATGTGTCCAGCTAATTGAACAAGCTGAAAATATTGGTTTTGACGAAGCCACTGTGCGAACCCACAATGGCTATAAATCTATGCCGTTTGTTCGGAATAACGAAAGGGTTTTTCTTAACGATCCTGAATTAGCTCAACAGTTTTGGCAAAAGCTGGAGCAAGTTGAGTTTCCTATATTGGATGGTTGTACTGCGCAATGTTTATCTCGTCAGTTTCGTTTTTACAAGTACACACCAGGGCAGCGTTTCAAAATGCACAAAGATGGTCGTTTAAAGGAAGATGGCTTAGAAAGCCGGTTGAGTTTTCTAATCTATTTGAATGATGGCTATCAAGGAGGTGATACTCTATTTCGTGGTTTTAGCGTTAAACCAGAAACAGGCAAGGTGCTGATGTTTATCCACGAAACCTGGCATGAAGGAGAAAAATTAACAGAAGGTACAAAATATGTGCTGAGAACGGATGTGATGTATAATATTTGA